ataaaaaaaaaaaattagctgtCTAAGAGGTTGTAGGTGCCAAATAAGGGTGAACAACGGAACTACCGGTTGTGGTTATCTCTTTATAATCGTAACCGGCTAACCACAACCAGTTTAGGTGGCTATTCACTTTTAAATAAGCTAAACGGTTGCGGTTAGTAACAACCGGCGGTTATGTGGTTATTAAAAACTGGTTACCATTTTTCATAAATTGttgaattctttcttcttcttctttttttcatgttatacgattattgaatatttaagttatgacaaaaaaaaaaaaaaaaaaaaaccataaaatattattatcttAAAAAATGAGAGTGATGAGACGAGCATGGTGAAAGCCTCTTGGAAGGTGAAGATGGATGATGAGATTTGTACTGTTCATTGAGCACCAAATATCTGTGTTGTTTATCAATTTTTGAGGGATGAAAAGATTTTcaagattatttatttatttattttttggctgGGGGCAATACTATTTTAACGTAATAAtgttttacatttaattgtgtattgttgagatttttgcatttttgtattaataattaaagcaattttacttacaaaaaataaaataataataataattaaaacgaTTTCACCTTATCGTGGCTCTCCTTTAGCTAATCGTTGTCTCTCATGAACTTGAGAGTATCCAAAACTTGAGCCCTAGTTTTATTTACAAATAACATTCATTAttatttagaagaaaataagagaaagtgAGGGAGGTAGTTAGGCAGGGAGCATTGCATTGAAAAATAAGAAGTAAATAAACGTAGATTTacgttttaattatttttattatatatataaaatataataaatcgATTATCCGATTATtaaccaaaattttaaattcttataACCGATAACCGATAACCGCAACCACCCTAGATGGTTACCCGGTTATGGTTATTGTAGTTATGTGGTTAGTAGTTGTTAACAATTATTAGCGGTTAATAACTGttccgcttgtacacccctagtttCAAGGCTCGCTTGTTCTAGGCAACCTAAAATACAGGACTTACCTTCTTGAGATAAGTAGGCCTTGCAGTCACTCTCTCTTAGGTTAGCCAAAtttctataaaattataatagcCACATAAAAGATAATCCTATCTTGCAAACATTGTTTTTACCTTCTAAATAAGATGGTAATGCAATTTTTGTTGGTCATTGTGTTTATTTTAGTCACAAACAGTTCTAAGGTTGGAAAGCTGAACCAACTCGATAAATTTGAAGGCCTAAATTGACAAATTTAAGTGGAGCcctcttttatatttaaacattaatttttagtttatatatattcataaaataaaaagtaaaaaaagaaaaagaaatccttcttctctctctttgctcTTAATTTTTCCAAACGACAAGTAGAATTCATCACTGTCACAAGACATTTAGTTTATGGGTTGGGTCTAAATCTGGGAAATCGAAATCCAAACATCCTTATGGGCCAGTCCATTTGAGTTGTCAACCATCCCAACGCCCCTCAAAAAACAGAGCACGCATCGAACTCCCTCCACCAAAGTCAACCATCACAACGCCCCCTCCAAAAACAGAGCAGAAACAGAGAACTTTGATGTAAGCTGAGCGTGTGGAGCCTTGAACATCAAGATGAAATCAGATActttgacattatttttggtAAATCTAGCGGGAATTATGGAGAGTGCTGATGAGACGTTGTTGCCAGCGGTGTATAAGGAGGTAGGGGCTGCTCTGCACACAGACCCAACTGGTTTGGGCTCGCTGACTCTGTTTCGATCCATAGTGCAGTCTTCTTGCTACCCACTAGGCGCTTACCTGGCTCTGCGTCACAACCGCGCTCACGTCATTGCCCTCGGCGCTTTTCTCTGGGCCGCTGCCACCTTCCTCGTCGCCATCTCTTCTACATTCTTCCAGGTATCTGTATGTAACTCTTTCTCCTGATTGTGTTGGGAGATTTTAAATTAGTAATGCTATTGGTATAGTTTAATGTCGTAGATTTTATTGTGCGTATGTTGGGGGGTTTTTAGACCTGTACCCATTTACTTTGTTGAGTTGGTTTAAGAAATGGGCAAGATGGGTTATTGAATCTTCAATAATATCTTGACTTTTGAGTGTATCTTGGATAGATTCAGAGATATTAGTAAAAAGTTAGATAGGGACTTTATCTCTAAGAAGTTAGATAGGGTTCTATCTAATTTTGACTGGATGAAGGCTTTCCCTAATACCTTTGTTGAGTTCTTAGATAGAGGTATTTCTGATCATTCCCCTGCTCTTATTTTGGTGGAACAGAATTCTAGTTTTGGTCCTAAgccttttaaatttttcaatttttgggcTGATCATAAGAATTTTCTAGATTGGGCGGCTGTAACAGAACCAATGTTCTGTTATGGATTTaggaaagaaaatggaaaggaagaaagaagattGAGAAGGAAAGAATGGATTTTTATTGAAGAAATGGCCTGTTCGAGAAGGCTACTCTCCTGCTTGGCATTCGAGGTGCCAAGAACCTCCAAGTTCTTACAGAACAGAATACAATCAGCATACCAAAATCATCCTATCCTCTCCCACTTATACAGCACAAGAACTAACAAGAAGCTAACTAACATAACTACTACTTCTAACTGCTACAACTACTAATGGCTAACCACATTTCCAGCTGCAGCTTGTATCTCCTTCAAGCCACCTGTACTGCTCCAATTGGTCTGTTACAGTGGCTGAGGGATGGAGGGTTCATGTGGAAGGTTTCTCCATGTTTCAGCTTTATGCTAAGTTGAAGGCTATCAAAACTATTCTTCAGGCTAAGAACTATGAGGTATTTGGTGGATTAAACCAGAGAGTGATTCGGGCTCGGTAGGATTTAGCTCATGCTCAATCTGGTTATATGCATTCTCATGGGAATGCAATGTGGCATAAGAAAGAGCAGGAGTGTTTACATGCCTATACCTCTTTAGTGACTGCTGAGGAGAACTTCTTGAAGCAGAAATCAAGAAATTAGTGGCTTAATCTTGGTGATGGAAATTCTGCTTTCTTTCATAAGGTTGTGAAGGTCAGAAATGCTTGTAACTTGGTTAAAGTGCTTAAAAATGATAATGGTGATAGCATTCAGGATGCCAAGCAGATTAAGGAGTTGGCTATTTCCTTTTATAGGAATCTTCTTGGGCATTCTTCCCATGTGTTTTCTCGGGTGAAGGCTTGTAGAGTTTCTCATCTCATCCAGAAGCATTTTTCTTCTGCTTGAGTTGCTGGTATGCAAGCTGAAGTTACTAGGGAAGAAATTAGGAAGACTATTTTTTCCATGAAGGCTAGTAAAGCTCCTGGCCCGGATGGGTTTTCAGCAGGTTTTTATCTTAAGTCTTGGCCTATTATTGGTGAAGAAGTGATGGATTCTATTTTGGAGTTTTTCCATTCTGGGAAACTTCTTAGGGAAGTTAATGCAACTATTATTACCTTAGTACCTAAGAAGAAAAATCCGACCTATATGGGAGATTATAGGCCGATGTCTTGCTGCAATTTGATCTATATGGTCATTACTAAAATTCTGGCCAATCGTCTTCTTCCGGGTCTGGATGATATCATTAGTTGTAACCAAGGTGCTTTTGTCCCTGGTAGGAGTATTGCTGAGAACATTTTATTGGCTCAAGAACTGGTTCATGATTACCATAAGAATAAAGGTTCTCCCCGGTGCACACTAAAGATAGATCTCATGAAGGCTTATGACTCGGTCAGTTGGGAATTGATCCTTCATTGTCTTAGTTGCTATGATGCTCCTCCTAGATATGTTGCTTGGGTGAAGGAATGCATCACTAGTCCGAGCTTCTCTATTGCTTTAAATGGCTCCTTAGTAGGCATATTCAGGGGAAGAAAGGGCTTAGGCAAGGGGATCCTATTTCCCCTTACCTTTTTGTCTTAGCTATGGAAATTTTGTCCCGGTTGCTGGCTGAGGCTACTATGGAGACAAATCCTTTTGGATTTCATCCTAAGTGTAGCTCTTTGAAGCCTACTCATTTGTGCTTTGCTGAtgaccttttaattttttctaaagcTAATATGGATTCTCTTGGTTCTATTAAGTCCATTCTAGctgaatttgaaaatttttcggGTCTCAAAGCTAATCCTGCTAAAAGCACGTTTTTTTGGCTGGAGTGCCTATTGAAGAAAAGAATGCTATGCTTGAGTTGATGCAGATGTCCGAAGGTTCCCTCCCGGTTCGCTATTTAGGAGTTCCTCTCATTTCTAAGAGGCTCTCAGTGGCTGATTGTGAAGCTTTAGTTGCCAAAATATCAGGGAGAATTGATTCTTGGCTTGTTCGGCATCTTTCTTTTGCGGGTAGGCTTCAACTTCTATCTTCTGTTTTGTTCAGTATTCAAGTGTTTTGGGCTAGGGTTTTCATCCTCCCGAAAAAGGTGATAAGATTTTTTGAGCAAAAGTTTAATAGGTTCCTGTGGAATGGTGATGACACTAAAGCTAAAGCTAAGGTGTCTTGGGAGAAGATTTGTGTTCCTAATTCCGAAGGTGGGTTGGGGTTAAAAAGACTTGAATCCTGGAATCAAGCTGCAATGCTTAGGCATATTTGGAGTTTGTTTACACAGGCAGGTTCACTTTGGGTTGCTTGGGTTGAGAATAATCTGCTTAAGGGGAAGAGTTTCTGGCAGGTACCTTTCCCCACTTCTTGCTCTTGGAGCTGGAAGAAACTTCTTAAGCTAAAGGCAGTGGCTAAGGAGTTCATTCGGTTTTCAGTAGGTGATGGGAGTAGAATTTCTCTATGGTTTGATTGCTGGCATCCTAATGGAAGATTGATTGATAGATATGGATTTCGGCTTGTTTATGATGCTGGTAGCTGCTTGGAAGCTTGGGTGTCTTCAATAATTCGAAATGGAGATTGGTTCTAGCCAAACGCTCGGTCTGATATCTTGGTTGACATCCAGAGTAAACTTTCTGAAGTGGATATTGGAACAACTGATGTACCGATTTGGAACTTGCCTAGTGGTGTGTACAAGTGTTCCAAGACTTGGGATCAATTGAGGAACAGGCAACCGGAGGTCCCTTGGTCCAGAGTGATCTGGTTTCCTTTGGCTATCCCACGGCATGCATTTATGTTATGGTTAGCCTTTAAAAATTCTCTTGCAACAAAAGATAGAATGTTATCTTGGGGGTTCAATGGTGACTCTCTTTGCAGATTTTGTTTTGGGCATGAAGAGTGTATTGaacatttgttttttcattGCGGATTTAGCTTGAGAATATGGAGGTAGTTGATGGCAGATTGTCTTGTTGCAAATCCGGTTGTGAGATGGGAACCATTAATGGAATGGAGTATTGGTAATCTTAGGGTGAAAAGTCTGAAGGCTATTTTGTGTAAACTTAGTCTTGCAGCTCTTGTGTATCATTTGTGGAAACAAAGGAATGATTTGTGTTTTGGGAACACACCACGGACGGAGGAACTCATCATTGCTCAGATCAGATGGCAAGTTAGTATGAGGATTCTGCATAAAGGGAAATTTCGAAGGACGGCTGAGAATGAAGCTTTGGCCTCTAGATGGAATGTAAAATCTGTCCTGTAGTTCTTTTCTTTGGCTTCCtttgttgatttgtttgtgTTGGTTGGTGTTTTCCTTAGGGAATTTGTTGATGTAATTCTGTAGTGTTGGTTGGTGCTTCCTTTTTAAGGAGCTGGGTTCCAGTCTTTACTGGAGTGTTGTATTGGAttgtgtttggtttataaagcttttgttcatcaaaaaaaaaaaaaaaaaaaaaattaaaaattaactatttaTTTCACTTCTTGCTTTAGTACCTCAAAATAGTGCAATGCTGATTCAGCTGGATAATTTGTAACAGTTTGGGATCATTTGGCTAACTAGGTTGCAGTCTCCCGAGGTTTAACCGGAATCGGACTTGCCATTGTCATACCTTCTATTCAGTCCCTCATCGCCGACTCAACTGATGATAGCAGTCGTGGTACAGCTTTTGGATGGTTACATCTAACAGGAAACCTTGGCTCCATCATTGGTGGATTCTCTTCTGTTCTTGTAGCCTCAACAGTTGTCATGGGCATACCTGGTTGGAGAATCGCTTTTCTTGTGGTGGCGTTTGCAAGTGTCATTGTTGGCATATTGGTCCGTCTCTTTGCAAAGGATCCACTCTTTTCCAATACTCGAGTTATTCATAATcataagcatttttggtcagaCTTTAAAGAGCTAATTCAAGAAGCAAAGTCAGTCATGAGAATCCCATCTTTTCAGATAATTGTGGCTCAAGGTGTTTCTGGATCATTACCTGGATCAGCTTTGACGTTCGCCCCCATGTGGCTGGAACTTATAGGCTTCTCCCATGGAAAAACGGCATTACTTTGGGGCATACTTTCAATTGGTTTTTCACTCGGAGGCCTGTTTGGTGGAAAGATGGGTGATATCCTTGCAAAACGCTTACCCAATTCGGGAAGAATTATTCTGTCGCAAATAAGCTCGGGTTCGGCTGTTCCTCTTGCTGCAATTTTGCTGCTAGTATTGCCTCATGATCCATCCACAGCATTCATGCATGGGCTGGTCTTATTCATTGTGGGATTTTTTGTATCCTGGAATGCTGCAGCAACTAACAAGTACGTATATACACTCGATCAATTatgttttacatttttaatcTTGAGAAACAATTggatggagaagaaaaaaatggactTGCTTGGAAGTGAAGAAACTCGAtaacaatgaaatgaaaataaaatacaaaagatTTACAGGTAGTTCAATATTAGATACTTACATTCACACCCTACGAAAGAGCCCAAAAGGTCTTGCTCTTATTTCTTGATAATATTTTTGATACAAAAActcttatttataattaatatcaaatcaaaattgaatacaaaaaaaaaaaaaaaaaaaaaaaaaaaaaatatgattaccTAAATGGTAGGAGATTGAGACACGGCAATATTCCTTTCTCTGAGGAACAAATTCTGCAGAAGATCAAGTGGGAAGTGAGAATTCGTTTAATGGGGAAAGGCAGGTTTAGGAGGACTAAGGGGAATGGGAAAATTTGCTGTAATTGGGGTATTGATCCCTAAATACTGGTATAGGATATTGAGGGCCTTTGAAGCTTGTTTCAAAGCCAGTTTTTCTGCTATTTCTGCAGAAATTGTGAAGGGGTTTAGTTTTGTTCTTATAAAATGGCCactaattcatcaaaaaaacaaaacaagagaaaaaagaaagaaagagagaggtaggagattataatcaaatctaaAAGATTATTACCATCATATCTTAGTGGCATGAATTGTcagataaaaaaatatactcCAAACAAGTAACATATTCTTGACAGACTTCTTTGATAGTATTTTTGATATGTAAACGGTGGACGCAGTCCCATATTTGCAGAGATAGTCCCTGAGAAGTCTCGTACGAGCATCTACGCTTTAGATCAAGCATTTGAGACCATACCAGCATCATTTGCTCCCACTGTAGTTGGCATTTTGGCACAGCATGTTTATGGTTATAAACTGATTCCGAAAGGGTCATTAAACGCCGCAGAGATTGAAACAGATAGACAAAATGCTGCATCGCTTGCCAAGGCACTCTACGCAGCCGTCGGCATCCCCATGGCAATCTGTTGCTTCATCTACTCCTTCCTATATTGTACATATCCAAGAGACCGTGAACGGGCAAGAATGAATGCATCGATAGAATCCGAAATGCAACGGCTAGAGGCAAATAGTAAAGTGGAAAAGAGCCTGGAGTTAGGTGACAATGATGAGAATTCAACTCTGCTTTCATCGTTTCATactaatttaaatatttaaaattaaataataactaaaatgaaaatagatttgtaattttttaatttaaactttCACTTtgaaatttatcttttatttttattaaatattttcctTGTTCAGTTTTACTTATACATCAATCACAAATTCATGGTATttcctcaaaaaaaattaaaaaaaataaaaaaaataaaaaaaataaaaaaaaatcctgattTAAGGAAGGTGATAGATTATTTGAGTTAGAATTCGTGTTTGGTAAACATTTGGGTTATAGGgttttaaacatatatattgtaataaaaagtgactaatatgatacaaaatataaagaagttttgaattttattttgtaagaaaaagtgaaaatgttaaaaagtgattaatgcgATATAAAAagtagaatgttttgaaattgagtttttttctgaataaaaattaagtattttGGTTCGTGGACCCAAAATTACCATACTATGTCCAACAGGAAAGGATACTATGTTACTATACTAATGCTCTCCACCACTCTCTCATCCCCTCATATTCTCTTAAAGTTTACGTGGCTTAGTTTTCCAAACCAAAATATTATGAGGTACCACGCCAAATAGGCTTCAGGAGGATGAAAAAGAATGTAAGGgtgatttatagcattactcttgttaCTAGACTgtttgaatttataaaaaatttaggtGTCTAAGAGGTTGTAGGTACCCGGTAAAAGTATATAACTGGTTGTGGTTATTTCTTCATAATCGCAACCGTAACTAGTTTAGGCGGCTATTCACTTTTAAATAACCGCAACTAGTAATAACCGGCGGTGATGCGATTATTAAAAACTGATTACTATTTTTCatacattgttgattttttttttttttcgggttaTACagttattgaatatttaagttgtgattaaaaaataaaataaaaaattattctcttaaaaaatgaaGGTGATGAGATGAGCATGGTGGAAACCTCCTAAAGGTGAAGATGGATGATGAAATTTATACCGTTCATCGAGCACTAAATGTCTGTGTTGTTTATCAATTTTTGAGGGACGAAAAGATtttaaagattatttttttggggggcagGGGGCAATACTATTTTAACATAATAATGTTGTACATTTAATTGtgtattgttgagatttttgcgtttttatattaattattaaagcgattttacttacaaaaaaaaataataa
The Alnus glutinosa chromosome 14, dhAlnGlut1.1, whole genome shotgun sequence genome window above contains:
- the LOC133857699 gene encoding uncharacterized protein LOC133857699, whose translation is MKSDTLTLFLVNLAGIMESADETLLPAVYKEVGAALHTDPTGLGSLTLFRSIVQSSCYPLGAYLALRHNRAHVIALGAFLWAAATFLVAISSTFFQVAVSRGLTGIGLAIVIPSIQSLIADSTDDSSRGTAFGWLHLTGNLGSIIGGFSSVLVASTVVMGIPGWRIAFLVVAFASVIVGILVRLFAKDPLFSNTRVIHNHKHFWSDFKELIQEAKSVMRIPSFQIIVAQGVSGSLPGSALTFAPMWLELIGFSHGKTALLWGILSIGFSLGGLFGGKMGDILAKRLPNSGRIILSQISSGSAVPLAAILLLVLPHDPSTAFMHGLVLFIVGFFVSWNAAATNNPIFAEIVPEKSRTSIYALDQAFETIPASFAPTVVGILAQHVYGYKLIPKGSLNAAEIETDRQNAASLAKALYAAVGIPMAICCFIYSFLYCTYPRDRERARMNASIESEMQRLEANSKVEKSLELGDNDENSTLLSSFHTNLNI